From one Melopsittacus undulatus isolate bMelUnd1 chromosome 16, bMelUnd1.mat.Z, whole genome shotgun sequence genomic stretch:
- the SNRPC gene encoding U1 small nuclear ribonucleoprotein C isoform X2, translated as MPKFYCDYCDTYLTHDSPSVRKTHCSGRKHKENVKDYYQKWMEEQAQSLIDKTTAAFQQGKIPPTPFSAPPPAGAMIPPPPSIPGPPRPGMMPAPHMGGPPMMPMMGPPPPGMMPVGPAPGMRPPMGGHMPMMPGPPMMRPPSRPMMVPTRPGMTRPDR; from the exons ATGCCGAA GTTTTATTGTGATTACTGCGATACGTACCTCACCCATGACTCG CCCTCCGTGAGAAAAACCCACTGCAGTGGCCGAAAACACAAAGAGAATGTGAAAGACTACTATCAAAAATGGATGGAGGAGCAAGCTCAGAGCCTGATTGACAAAACAA CGGCTGCCTTCCAGCAAGGAAAAATCCCACCTACCCCGTTCTCGGCACCACCTCCCGCAGGAGCCATGATACCACCTCCTCCCAGCATCC CTGGCCCCCCGAGACCCGGCATGATGCCGGCCCCTCATATGGGTGGGCCACCAATGATGCCAATGATGGGCCCACCCCCACCAGGAATGATGCCAGTTGGACCTG CTCCAGGGATGAGGCCACCAATGGGTGGACACATGCCAATGATGCCAGGGCCCCCAATGATGAGACCACCCTCCAGACCCATGATGGTGCCAACCAGGCCAGGAATGACCCGTCCAGACAGATAG
- the SNRPC gene encoding U1 small nuclear ribonucleoprotein C isoform X1 — protein MPKFYCDYCDTYLTHDSPSVRKTHCSGRKHKENVKDYYQKWMEEQAQSLIDKTIAAAFQQGKIPPTPFSAPPPAGAMIPPPPSIPGPPRPGMMPAPHMGGPPMMPMMGPPPPGMMPVGPAPGMRPPMGGHMPMMPGPPMMRPPSRPMMVPTRPGMTRPDR, from the exons ATGCCGAA GTTTTATTGTGATTACTGCGATACGTACCTCACCCATGACTCG CCCTCCGTGAGAAAAACCCACTGCAGTGGCCGAAAACACAAAGAGAATGTGAAAGACTACTATCAAAAATGGATGGAGGAGCAAGCTCAGAGCCTGATTGACAAAACAA TAGCGGCTGCCTTCCAGCAAGGAAAAATCCCACCTACCCCGTTCTCGGCACCACCTCCCGCAGGAGCCATGATACCACCTCCTCCCAGCATCC CTGGCCCCCCGAGACCCGGCATGATGCCGGCCCCTCATATGGGTGGGCCACCAATGATGCCAATGATGGGCCCACCCCCACCAGGAATGATGCCAGTTGGACCTG CTCCAGGGATGAGGCCACCAATGGGTGGACACATGCCAATGATGCCAGGGCCCCCAATGATGAGACCACCCTCCAGACCCATGATGGTGCCAACCAGGCCAGGAATGACCCGTCCAGACAGATAG